The Nicotiana tomentosiformis chromosome 2, ASM39032v3, whole genome shotgun sequence genome includes the window TACATTGCATCTAGCAAGCTATAGAGTAATCATTATTCACCCTGCAAATTGCAGAGATATACAATCTTGAAAACTTGACATATTTTCTCATATTGTTTCTTCACTGTATGAGAATTTTACCTGGGTAAAAAGATATTTACCATAACTGAATTATACACAAAAGTTTAATTAAAGATACCTATAGTAATGTATATTGTACACAAATACGGTCAGATACAAAGCTTGTACTAAATAAAAAATACTTCATCAATCTTTAATTGATTAGTCACAAACGTCTCTACCATAACTTAATTATACAAAAAATTAACTAAATTGTACTACTCTATGTTATTTATTTTCCAAATTAAAAtctatatttaataatataatatagattctGATTAGTCACAAACGTCAAATATATTTCCTATCATAATTAAAAAACAATTCTCATTCAACTATTACTTTCATTCATTATGTTTTcatttataatttaaattattaatgTTGTTCTAAAATTGTCAAGTGGCTTCATTTTAGCTTGCCGCTTGGCTTAACCACATGTTTCACTACccaacttttaatataatatagatataaatatagattcaaattatttaatttttattcaaATTTTCTTATCTTTCAATTTAATATATTTATTACATTTATTTTACAGTGTAAAACTTGATTTGAACTACTTAAGAAAAGTCGTGAATTTAGATTGAAGATTACTTGCATTCACTATCTTTCCTTCTTCTTTCCGTTAATTATTAAAGGGAAGAATGTGTGAGAATGTAAATCAAAATTTGAATTGATTTGTTTCCATTTTGATTTCATTAACTAATTATCTCTTTGTTCTTAGTTTGCCAAGTGGCTTCTTAATAGCTAGCAACTTGGCTTAATCATAACGCaaactttattcctttaatatatatatatgtaaatcaAAATTTGAATTAATTTGTTTCcattttgatttcattaattaatcaTCTCTTTATTCTTGGTTTTCCATGTGACTTCGTAATAGCTAGCCACTTGGATTAACCATAATGCaaactttattcctttaatatgTATATAGATGTGTCTCTAATTTCGAATCTATATGGTTACCATAACACATGTATATATATGCTTAGAAATCAAAAAGGACTGCTTTCAAGCGTCTCTATACCCCACCTACCACGCTCTCGGGCATGACTGTATCTTTTTTTATGGAGAGACTATTATTCCTCTcgataaaatgacaaaaatggtCCTTGGGTACATTTAAATAGTCACTTAATTTTCCAGGGGCAATTTTATCTTTTTAATTTGTCAAAAGTTAGCCTTTTTAATATTcgttaaatattttattaattttgattGTTGGATTTAATAAGGACCGTAAAAAATGAAGATTTAAAAGGAACTCGCATTTGaagaatttttatcatttttggtctATCTACAGTATTTGGTGCAGTTTTTAAGGTACAATTTCTGcaatttttaatttcttttgtGCTTGGTGCAGTTTTTGGTATTGTAATTTATGGGATTTGACAggatttttctaatattttttgTTGAATCTTTTCTTTTGCACAGTTCTTATTAAATTTAACAACCAGACTTTGTTAAATTATtgttgaaaataaaaaaaataaaaaaaaagctaTTTTTTTACAAACTTAAAGAATCAACTTGCTCGACGGTACATCTAGAGGATTATTTTAGACCTACCCCAACCATGAGggattatttttatcattttctctATTTTTGTCATCACTTCAAAGCCAGACAAAAAAATGAATAAAAGAAATTTAATCAGTTCTTACGTCTTTATCTACagaggaaaaaaaatgaaaaagaaaaacgaAGTACGCTCTTTGGCGCTTGAAGCATGAACTAATcaaataaaaaagaataaaaaagaatttaaaaaaatgaaCTAATCAAATAGGAGTAATTCATTTTTGAACCATTTCATTGCTAGCACTTTGTTTCTTGACGTTACTTTTCAGAACCTTATATTCTAAATGAAATCATTAGCACCACACGATGTCGGTTTGGTGGAGGGGGGCGTGGAAGCGCAAATTCTTCATAAAAGCATATCCATTATAAAGGAATAGTCCTTGATAAATttatactccatccgtttcaaattagatgaggtaaaTTGAATCGCAAcgaaatttataaaaaaaaaaaaaattaaaacttgtgatcttaaaagcttaaggtgTAAAAGCTTTATAtggtcatgacatttgtgtggttataaaagtttctcattaagggtaaaataaagaatttaaagttgaattattttcaattgtAGAAATGTGACTGTAACATCAAATTTTCGCgtcgaaaaaaataaataatcaagacGGAAAAATTGCGTGACAAatatagtatttgatttcaatagaagatgagtgttacaatctctatggtaTTCCTCTAATTCTTCAAGAATGTAAAGTATCTTAATGAGCTTGACTTTGATTTTGATTCAAGGGCTTGTAAAGTTTGGTCTTGAATCTCTTTCTTGAACTTGGATTTGGATTTGATCACGAACAAGTAATTTGATCTTGAACGCCTTGGTATTTGATTTGCcttcgttcttgatcttgaacttgaacttgaacttgtagTTTGAGTGCTTAAACTTGTAGCTTGTAGAGAAATCTGcggtgtttgatccacgagctctctgctTACTTCTTATTATCACTTCTGATGTCTTCTAACTTTATGAAaaactctatttatagttgtagggaGTGGTGTGGCTCTGCGATTTGATTGGTCCGTTTGAACTGACCAATACTATCTAGACACTTGGCATGATTTGATCGGCTCATTTATTTGGCTAGGATTGCCATGTCACTTGACACGTCGCATGATTTTATTGGCTCGTTCTTTTGACTTGGATTGCCACATTacttgacacgtggcatgagTCTAGGCTTTAAGATGGGCTAATAGCCATTTGGACCTTGGGCTAATGAAGTGtgcttatcatttaatttgtagtCTCATTTAATGGACTAGCCCAACacatatatattaaatttaaataattagtCCAATTTAGTAGCCACAATATTTATTTGGATTAATATCTTGAATTTATAtgatccaaattattttatgaatttaaatcCGATAAATTTTAAATGCTTACAAATGCCCCTATTTTAAGTCTTATTTGACCTTCGAAGATTAGTCTTGAAGTACCAATAATGTCCTTAATTACGAAAAGTGCATTCAGCTAATGGGAATTTGTTAATATTGCTGCTAAGTCCATCTTTTAATTCAAACTTTAacattaaaataatataataatgcTAATGTTTAGAATTTGCAATGATCAACATATTTTACCCAGCATTTTATCACCTGATTCTTTTCAAAGTGACAACATTCTTTCCTCAATTTGTAAGGAATTTGTGATGTCTCCTATTCCTCCTCcgcatttgaattttttttttctcctttttgaaTTTCAGGCTTCAGCATTATCTATGGCCGGTTTGGCCGAGCTttgttttgggccaaaaatacttttttggccCAAAGCACTTTTGACCAAAAAATTAAGGTGTTTAGTCAAGTTTttagataaaaaaaatatttttgaggagaagcagaagcagtttttgagaagtaGAAATAAATAGTTTCTTTCCAAATACACTTTTTTGagaaacacttttgagaaaaatacacttacaCAGAGGCAGACCTACCTTAGAGTTAGGGGGGTCACCGGAACCCGTTAGCCTCGGAAAAAATActgtaaatatattttttatatatttatatacacaCTGAGGACCCCTTAAATAATTTATCAGGCCCCCTAAATAAACAAAAACAAGTCAGACGCTCTCATAGTAGTTATACTAAGCAGTAAGCCTTTATTATAACTTGAATATGAAAAAAATTTTATTCACAAAGTGTCGTAGTATAACTTTAATATTTTTGCAGGGTTTGCCGTTTGCATATTACAAGACAAGATCAATTATATTATGTTTTGCTGAACTAAAAGCCTTTTCACTTCAAGGATAAAAAATTTCACAAATTGGTAAGTGTTCCTATTTTAAAGGGTGTAATTTCTCTATTGTAAATGTtgcattttcttttttcttgataGAAGGGGTGTGATTGAGTGATTCCTCTGTTATATTCTCTTAGTGTTGTTCTTGATAGATGGGGTGTGATTCCACTATTGAAAGTTTGCTTTTATTCTTGATGGACACTTAAATTGAATTGAATCATTGTTTTGTAGGAAGTTCTTGTTCTTGTAACTTGAAATGGATGTATTTTTGACGAGGTTTTAATTCTTCTCAACCAAGTTCTAGTTTTAGAGAGAATTCCTCCCTTCTAGTCGATGAATTTGATGTGGaatcactaaattccgacccCGGAGAGAGAATACCCATTGATAAATATAGCCTTAGAATACGAGATGAAGTGAGAAAATATTACATTAAACAATGGCCTTGCCAACCGGTTGATTACAAATTTCCTAAAACTTTATTCGGAAAGAAAATGCTTCAATTTAGTTCGGGTTAGTTTAAAGATTCAAACTCTATATGGTTGTAGTATAGTGTGAAGAAAGATGCGGCATTTTGTTTATGTTGCTATTTATTCAAGAATGATTATGTCTTGCAAGGTTCGAAATTGATGTTGCAAGGTTCCTCTTGAAATTTGGATTGTCTTTTCGAGGTCACGATGAAagtgaatcttccaaaaataaaggCCTTTTTCTAGGGCTATTGGAATGACTTGCAAAGAAGCTTCCGGATGTGGATAAAGTTATATTAAAACATGCTCAAAAAATGATATAATGActtcaccaaaaattcaaaaggaTATTGTTAGTGCTTGTGCACAAGAAACTGTGAAAGCTATAATTGATGACTTGGGTGGGGATTATTTTGGGATATTAGTTGATGAGTCTAAGGATATTTCACACCATGAACAAATGGCCCTTGCTTTACAGTATGTTGACAAAAAAGGCCAAGTGAATGAGCCATTTATTGGTCTTGTTCGTGTTGGTGATACATCTGCAAAGTCATTGAAGGAAGCAATGTATTCTTTACTATTGAAACACTCATTAAGTCCATCCAAAATACGTGGACAAGGATATGATGGAGCTAGTAATATAAAAGAAAAGGTGAATGGTCTTAAATCTTTAATTTTAGAACAAACTCCATCGTCATATTGTATTCATTGTTTTGCGCATCAATTGCAATTGACACTTGTAGCTGTGGCTAAAAAACATAAGGAGGTGAAAAATTTCTTTGCTATAATTGCTAACGTGTTGAATGTAGTTGGAGCATCTTTTAAGCGTAGAGATCAACTTCGTGATCATCAAGCAGAATTATTGAAGAAATTGCTAGAGAGTGGTAAACTTCAAAGAGGGAAATGATTAAATCAAGAGCGAGGGCTTCAAAGGCCAAGTGACACTCGTTGGGAATCACATTGTAGAACATTGGATaactttgttattttattttcatcTATTGTTCATGTGCTTGAGGTGGTTGAATGTGAAGGTTTTGAGGCTGATGATAGATTACAAGCAGAAGCATTTTTGAGTAAAACCAATGCATTTGACTTTGTTTTCTTGCTTCACTTGATGTTGAAAGTGTTGATGATGTCGAACGAGTTGAGTAAAGCTTTGAGAGGTTGCAAGTAATAAGAGAAGATAGATGGGTGTCATTGATGGATGGAGTCTCTTCATTTTGTGCTAAACATGATATTGTGGTACccaatatggaagaattctaTATTCCTGAAAAGTCAAAGCGTAGACCTTCTACTGTTACGTATTCACATCACTTACGTGTTGATCTTTTTTATTCTGTGATTGATTTGCAACTTCAGGAGCTTAacagtcgttttgatgttgtgaGTGGT containing:
- the LOC104097418 gene encoding uncharacterized protein, which gives rise to MTSPKIQKDIVSACAQETVKAIIDDLGGDYFGILVDESKDISHHEQMALALQYVDKKGQVNEPFIGLVRVGDTSAKSLKEAMYSLLLKHSLSPSKIRGQGYDGASNIKEKVNGLKSLILEQTPSSYCIHCFAHQLQLTLVAVAKKHKEVKNFFAIIANVLNVVGASFKRRDQLRDHQAELLKKLLESGFEADDRLQAEAFLSKTNAFDFVFLLHLMLKVLMMSNELSKALRGCK